The nucleotide window CAATGGCCTCTTCTGCTGCCCCAAGAGAAAGTTCTTCCAAAGCTTTTTGGTTCAGAACGATGTGGAAAGGATCGGAGCCAAAATCCGGGTGAAAATTTTCTCCCGACAAAAAGGCCAGGGTGTCGCTCCAATAGCGATGATCAACGACCTGCAAGGAGATTGTCTTGCTTTCCTCAAGAGGAGAGAGGAGATCGATGGAGCCACGGGTTTGTACCTGATCTCGATACAAGTTGCCGTATGATAGGTCCTTGATCAATTCCCGGTTTCTGAGGTCATTGATGCTCGAAGAGGCCATCTGTTTAAACGTGTGATTGGCACCGGCCAATCCAGGAAAGATGCCCCGCACTTGTAAGTCATAAGAACGTGCATTGCGCTGATTGACTGCTCTCAACTCATCATTGGCGATCATTAGCCCTGAAAGAAAGAATACTGAAGAGGTCAATTGAAAAATAATCAGCGTTTTAACGACAGAATTGGCACCTTTCAACATACTAGAATTCAAAATTTGAAGCCTGCCTTTCAAAAGGTTTACTGGCCTGATCTGATTGAAATACAAAGCGGGATATATGCTGGAAAGTAAGGTGCTTGTAACAAAAAGAATCAGTGTGAAAAGTAAAGTCTGCTCCAGGCTGACTGAACCAATGGCGTGAAAATCCAACGGGCTACCTACTCCGATTGTTTTTTGGTCAGGCATAAAGGGTATACCGTTCACTAACATATATTGAAACATGGCCAGTGCAAACACGCCTGAAATGAGGTGAACTAGAAATGATTCGATGAGAAAGTTGATCATTAAATGGACAGGCTTCATTCCCAACACCTTTCGCACACCTACTTCTCTCATACGGTCGATGGTTCCGAAAATCGCACTAATGGTATAATTGGTGACTGATAATAGCATAATGATCAACCCCAGGACCGCCAAAAAGATCAATAGCACCTTGTTCCCGATAGGATGTGGATTATTTGATATTTCCGTAGCAAAATGAATGGAATCCACAGGACGGAGATACATCGTTTCCCCTTCCTGTAGTATTTCATGAGTCTGAGATTGTTGTTCAAACGAGAGCTTTTCAGGTGTTTTGACGTAAGTGTAAGCCAGGGTGGATGATCCGGAAAATCGGAACATCTCGGGCTGATATATCAGTATTCCCGGCAGCAAGTTGGAATTTAGAGGCAAGTCTTCATAAATACCGACGATCTTATAATCTGGGCTTGGCAAACCTGTATTTTGAATGGATTGAAGGATCAATGCTTCCGTTTGTTCATAATTTTCGCCTCCGAAGATGGTTGTTGCAGCAGTTTTTGATAAAAAGATGGATGGAGCGTCAAAAGTTATTTCGGAGAGGTTGATCCACTGAAAAGGGAACAAGTCCAATACCGAAGGTTCGATATAGTAGGCATTTTTCAGAAAATGAGTCTTGCGATCATCTTGAGGTCCGATACTTTCGAAAAAAGCATTGCACTCTTCTGAATAGGGTATAAGTCGGGCCGGTACTACCTGGAAATGTGAATTTTCTTGCAAAGTAGGAGCCCATGAAAAGGGTACCAGTGCATCTCTGGTAATTTGCCCACCTTCGGCTACAGCATGCCTTTCAAGCCGGTAAGTGGTTTGCTGATCCTGATCAAATGCCGAATCGTAGCCAGTTTCAAAGACCAGAAAGCAGTAGACAAACAAGCAAATGGCTCCACCCAGAGACAGACAAAAGATATTTAATCCTGAAATCCAACCTTTCTTGAGGATGTGTCTGATGGAAATCAATAAGAAGCTCTTTAGCATGATTGTAACGGTTCAAAGACCGTACCATGCTGAAATAAAGCACTTTGAGGTAAGAAATAATGGATTTGCTGTTCGTTTTCGGACACTTCTGGTCCGGTGTGTTCATGATCAATCCATGGGAAAAAGTAGATTTCTGTCTATTTCAAAATCAAACAACATCGTTTTTGGTGTCCGGTCCGCAGACGAATTGAAATCGAGTACGGTGCTTGAGTAATTGGAATAGAGCTTTCCTGAAAGCTGAATGAGATTTTCCTCCAGAGTCATTGTCCCTGTAAAGACGGAATACCAGAGATCTGTCCAATTCAAGGTTAATAATAGGGCAGACTCGTTTTCGGTCGTTGGTGTCAATAGACTCTCAACGGAGCAATGCATTACTCTACTTGATTCCAGAAATATAATTTCTCCTACCAAGTGATTCAAAATAGATGATTGAAGTGCAAGCGTAAAGCTTTGACACTCATCGTTTCTGAGACTTGTTACCATGATCGCTAGTTCTTAATATCAAAAAAACAAAGTCCAAGACATTTAGCTAAGTCAATATAATCATTATTAGCGGTTTACGTCTTCTGATAGACATTATTTTGTATGATTTTACGAATCTGGTAAAAAATCCCGAATCGACAAAATTTGCAATATGTGAGAATTTGAA belongs to Cytophagales bacterium and includes:
- a CDS encoding ABC transporter permease, whose amino-acid sequence is MLKSFLLISIRHILKKGWISGLNIFCLSLGGAICLFVYCFLVFETGYDSAFDQDQQTTYRLERHAVAEGGQITRDALVPFSWAPTLQENSHFQVVPARLIPYSEECNAFFESIGPQDDRKTHFLKNAYYIEPSVLDLFPFQWINLSEITFDAPSIFLSKTAATTIFGGENYEQTEALILQSIQNTGLPSPDYKIVGIYEDLPLNSNLLPGILIYQPEMFRFSGSSTLAYTYVKTPEKLSFEQQSQTHEILQEGETMYLRPVDSIHFATEISNNPHPIGNKVLLIFLAVLGLIIMLLSVTNYTISAIFGTIDRMREVGVRKVLGMKPVHLMINFLIESFLVHLISGVFALAMFQYMLVNGIPFMPDQKTIGVGSPLDFHAIGSVSLEQTLLFTLILFVTSTLLSSIYPALYFNQIRPVNLLKGRLQILNSSMLKGANSVVKTLIIFQLTSSVFFLSGLMIANDELRAVNQRNARSYDLQVRGIFPGLAGANHTFKQMASSSINDLRNRELIKDLSYGNLYRDQVQTRGSIDLLSPLEESKTISLQVVDHRYWSDTLAFLSGENFHPDFGSDPFHIVLNQKALEELSLGAAEEAIGDTLHSNVGKFKIIGITSSPTEVSIAYVSGFRYKTYLDITLHYDPVLSNQPDVYEFVKMAEVHLSTAFPKINLLKRDFQKEQLIEQGINVMFLLFSVLALAIAAFGLFNLSSFIVEKRGKEIDIRKLLGAQKFNLIGIMSSDLFQLVIVASIIAAPIIYLTIYFGLSQYANHIDLSPLLISIPALIVLSIALIVAIPKCWQQANSNLSQSLGK